GTTATCAGCTGGGCGCCTTTCAACGGCGGTTCTCGCCGGGCTTCCACCCTTGTCAATAAACAGATAGAGAGCGTTGACCCCGAGAAAATAGATTCTCTGTTCCGGGAATCCGCGCGATCTCTGGACGTCTTGCCTGATGAAATGGTGGGGCTGTTGACAGCGGCGGATGTTGGCAAATATAAAGTGTCGATGATCGAATTGGATGGACTGTGGGTTCTCGCGGCGATCACGCTTGGGCTGGACAACGCGCGAACCGTAGGCGAAGCGCATGAGCCAGATCAGCGCAAACGACGCTCTCCGGGTACCATCAACACCCTCTTGTTATGCAATGCCCTTCCCAATGAGGCGGGACGCCTCGAAGCCCTGCACATGGTCGCCATGGCCAAGACCTATGCCCTGATGCAACACGGCGTGAAGTGCAAACACTCCGGCCAGCCTGCGACGGGAACCGGAACCGATTGCATCGTCATCGCCGCCAGCGGCGAAAAGCCGGTCGACTATTGCGGCATGCACACCCCGCTCGGCGAACTCATCGGCAGAACAGTTGCTACGGCGATGAACGCCCATCTTTCCGTCGAGTAATAATTTTTTAATAATTGCTAGTCAGCGTTTCTTTTTGGCTTTTTTGACGACTTTTTTTGCACCCGGTTTTTTCCTGGGTTCTGGAGGTTTGGTTTCTTCTTCAGTTTTTCTCTTACTGACTTTGAATGTCGATTTGGAAGTCCATGAGATGTTGATATAGTCTGGCAGTCGAGTGGCTTTATCGATCAGGATCGATTCGATTTGCTCAGGTTCCAGATTCAATACGGAAGAGAAATCGGTTCCTTCTAATTGCGCGTCGGTGAGCATGGCTTTGTCGACGATTGTGTTTTCAAAAACAGCGTTGCGTAAATCGGCGCCGTAGAAATTGGCTTCGGTGAAATCGGTTTCGATGAAATTCGATTCGTTCAGCGCGGCGTTGCTCAAGTTGGCCCAGCTGAAATCGGCGCCATCCATGTTGACGTTTCTCAGATCAGCTCTGTCGAATTGCGCATCGCGACAGTCGGCGTCGCTGAGATTGGAATTGGAGAGATTGCATTGTGAGAGGTCGGCTTCGATGAGTCCGGCGTTGGACAGGTTCGCTCCGCTGAGGTCTGCGCCGCTTAGGTTGGCGTCGGTCAGGCTTGCATTGGACAAATTGGCGTCGATCAAAATGGAATTGGATAAATCAGCGCGGTTCAGTTTTCCGTCGCTCAAGTCGGCGCCGCGAAGGTCTTTGTTGCTGAGGTTTTTACCCGAGAGATTGGCTTTGGAGCGTTCTACTTTTTGAATTTCTTCGAGGCGCGCGGCTTCCTGCTTTTTGATTTCGGCGAGTTCGGCTTCGCTGAGTTCAAACTCATCTTTCTTTTTTTCAGTTTCTTCGGCCATGACGGATCATTCCGCCTGTCTGTAAATTTCAGATGCGGGTAGAATTTTGATGCCCAGCGCTTCGAAACCATCCTTCGCCCTTTGCGTGAATTTGCCTCCAAGCATCAAATCGATTTCCTTGTTGGAGCTTTCCTGAATGGCTTGAATTATAGCCTTCGCCATTTCCGCTGTTTCCTTATCCCATGTCAACAGATCCCAGGCGATGGGAATCACCCATCTGGAGTTGTCAGCCTGAGCGACCACGCGGCCGTTGAGGACGGCAATGCGATTGATTGGCGAGTGATCTTGAGAATATTGTCTCAATAATTGAGCGCGTTTTTGATTCAAATAGGCCTGTGAAAAATTATTCGCCTTCATGGATTCCCTGATAAATACAGAACGATCAGCGGTTCCTGGCATGGAATAGAGGGCGGAGACAAGAATGATTTCCTGCCTCGGGGTGTAGTGCGGGTGCCTGAGAAATTCCTTGATGATATCTTCATCCATGTCCATCTGCAGAAGACGCTTGCGATTGATACTGCGTAAATCTTCCGGTGGATAATCTCTGATGATTTCGTTGATCTGGGTGGATTCTTTATTTCGATTCGATGCGCCGCCGGTCAGGGAGGACAGCCCTTCTCCAATAATGAATCCTCCGCTATAGCTGGCCCAGGCCACGCGGTTGAGCTCCTGTTGCAAGGCCTTGTTCGGTGAATAGACGTCGATATCCAATTGAAACGCCAGTTTGCGTTTGGCGGAAGAAAAGCCGATCAGTTCTTTTGCAATGGCGTCTTCTTCTTCACTCCGACTGCCTGTCGCCATTTCTCCAACGCGGTCCATGTAGCGAACGACGCCTTTGGGAATGCCGGTGATGGTGTCGACGGGATCTTCTAATAAATTTTTAACGAAGTTGAAAGGAGCGAGCGCGGCTTTTTCTGCGGCGCTGACAAAGGATTTTGATTCTTTCATGTTGAGCAATGCATGCATTGCGTGAATTTCGCGAATCAGATTTTGCGTGTGGCGGACCCCCAGCGGGGTGTGCGAGCCGAATTTGCTTTTAATCTGAAACTGGACGAAGCGTTCATTGAGCTGGGCGCGTGAGCTGACGCGGTGTAGCTTGCTCGCCATGAATGAATCGGCAAGAAATTGTCGAGTCTGTATTTCTGAAAGCGATTCATAGTCAGCGGAGACTTCAAGCGGTTTCGTTATTTTAGGGAGCGGTTGATAGAGACCTTCCCATAGATTGGGGGAACTGGGTAATTTCTGGGCGAACAGAAGCTCGACGTTGCCGGCCAAGAGCGAGCTACAGAACAGGCCGAAAATTGTAAGAGAGAAAAAGCGGCGCGAAATGTTTTTGGAGGTATCTGTCATGGCGTCCTTTTAATGGGTCGCAACTGATATTTATGTACGGCGCGGTTGTGTTCCTTCAGATTATTGGAAAATTGATGCGTTCCATCCTGTTTGGAAACAAAATACAGGTGATCGGTTTGCGCGGGGTAGAGTGCCGCTTCGATGGCCAATTGACCCGGGCTGGCAATGGGGCCGGGGGGCAGGCCGCGATAGCGGTAGGTGTTGTAGGGCGAATCGATGTACAGATCCTTTTTTCTTAAATTGCCGTCAAAATCCTTGATCGCATAGATGACGGTGGGATCGGTTTGCAGGCGCATTTTTTTATTCAGACGATTGTGGAATACCGATGAAATGAGTTTGCGCTCTTCTTTGGCTCCGGTTTCTTTTTCTATGACCGATGCGAGAGTGATGATTTCATGCAGACTGTAGCCGATTTCACTGGCGCGCTCCAGGTATTCTTCGGTGAAAATTTTCTTTTTAAAATTATTCAACATCGTTTCCACGATGACCTGGGCGCTGGTGTTGCGCGTGAAGTGGTAAGTGTCCGGGAACAGGTATCCTTCCAGCGATCCGCTGGTGATGCCGAGGGAAGCGAGGTGTTCCGGGTTGGAGACTTGTTCAATAAACGCTTCGCCTCCGGCGAGTCCTTCGTCGCTGAGGATTTTATTGATCTCGATGATGCGGTAGCCTTCAGGGATGGTGACTCTGTGTAAAATGGCCTGTCCTGAGGTGATCTTCTCTAGAATCTCTCCGGGTTTCATCCCAGCGTTCAATTCGAACTCGCCAATCTGAATATTCTTTTGTTTGCGTTGCGCGTAGGCAAGAAGTCGGAACGCGCTGGGACTGCGGATGAGGTTCTTTTCAAATAAAAGACGGGAGACGCTGGTGAGGCTGGCGCCTGGCGGGATTTCAACGATGGCGGCTTGTGAACCGCGTTCTGCAATGGGTGTGAACGCCTGATAATAGAAGAGGCCGCAGATATAGAGAAAAAGTCCTAATGCAATACCCGCTCCGGCGAATACGGAATATTTCAATAGCCGCATATTCTTATGAAGTAGACCGTCTCGCTACTGGAAAGACGATGCGCTTGTCGTGAGTTGGTTGAGGAATAGGTCGTTTTGTTCCGGTGAACCGATCGTCGCTCTTAAACAATCTTTAAGGCGCGGGTGCGCTCCCAAATAACGAATCAGAACTCCATTTTCTTTCAGGCTTTGATGCCATGCTTCGGCCTGGCCCGGGGCCTGAAAAAGAATAAAATTTGAATCGGAAGGGAAGGGCGTTACATTTTCTATTTCTCCAAGTCGGGCGCTCAAACGCTCTCGTTCCTGAAGAATGATTTCAATTTGTTTTTCTACGGCTTCAAAATTCGAGATCAATCGCTCTGCCATGAACAGGGACACTGAGTTCAGATTGTAGGGTAGGCGAATTTTTTCCATCTGCGTGATGATTTCGGGAGAAGCGACGCCGTAGCCAACGCGTAGACCGGCGAGTCCGATTTTGGAAAGGCTTCGCAAGACAACCAGATTGGGATAGGAACTCAATTGATCGACAAAACTTTTTCTGGCGAAATCATGGTAAGCCTCGTCAAGCACGACAATGCCTTTAAAATTGTCGAGCACCTTGATGATTTCCTGTCGTGAAAAACAATTTCCCGTTGGGTTGTTGGGGTAACTGAAAAAAACTATTTTTGCTTTGCGTTGTTGCAGGACGTCCAGAATGCGCTCCCCTTCAAAATCCCATGCGTCGTTCAAATCAATGGGGATGGGCGTCGCGCCCAGACCCCGCGCAATGATCGAGTACATGGCAAAGCTCGGATCGGGAAATGCGACGCCGTCTCCGACGTCGCAAAAAACCTGTATCAACAGTTGAATCAGTTCGTCGGAGCCGTTGCCCAGTACAACTTGAGAGACGGACGTTTGCAGTCGGGAGGCGATGGCCTGTTTGAGTCCTGCGCCCGACGGGTCGGGGTAGCGATTCAGTTCCAGAACAGACAACTGGCTTTGCAATTCCGCAACCAGTTCCGCCGGAGGGGGAAACGGGTTTTCATTTGCATGCAGAGAAATAGCGTCGAGCGGTTGCTCCGCATGATAGGGATTTAAATCCTGAATTTTTTGAGTGACCAGTTGCGGGTCCCAGGTTCGCGGCATCAGATGATTCGGTTTGAGTGTAGTAATGTTTGTAAATCCTGCGCGGTCGGCACATAGTGCGCGGCTCTTAATTTTTCGGTCTTGATGATCGACATGATGTTCTGCGCAGTGTCTTCGACATTATGATTGGTGATGACGTAATCGTATAATTTGTACTGGCAGATTTCATTTTTTCCGGTTTCAATTCTACCTTTGATTTTTTCTGGACTTTCCGTGCCGCGCGTTTCCAGGCGGCGCTGAAGTTCTTCAAGAGAGGGCGGCAAAATGAAAATGAAGACGCCGGAAAAATTCATATCGCGCAGGCTTTCCACGCCCTGGATGTCAAGCTCCAGCAATACGTCGTCGCCTTTAGCAATGGTTTTTTCGATGGCGTCGATTGCGGTGCCGTAAAAATTATTGTGGACTTGCGCCCATTCCAGAAAATCTCCGTTTGAGATTTTTTGCTTGAAGGTCTCTTCGGAAATGAAATAGTAGTCCAGGCCTTCTTCTTCTCCGTTTCGCTTGGCGCGAGTGGTGTGGGAGACGGCGAATTTCAGTTCAGGCAGTTTGGCCCGAAGCAATTTGCAGGTGGACGTTTTTCCCGTACCCGAGGGAGCGGAAATGATGAACGGAATTCCTTTTTTGGCGCCGTTGATGGTCATTCAATGTTGGCCAACTGTTCGCGGATTTTCTCGAGAATACTTTTAATTTCGATTGTGGATTTTGAAATTTCCAGATCGATTGCTTTGGAACCGATGGTGTTGGTTTCCCGGTTGAATTCCTGAATCAGAAATTCCAGTTTGCGGCCAATCGGTTCTTCGGATTCTGCCAACTGACGGAAGTGGTTCAAGTGGCTTTCCAGCCGGGTGATTTCTTCCGTGATGTCGCAACGGTCCGCCATGAGCGCGACTTCTTGCGCGAGTCGACTTTCTTCCATGGGCGCGCCGTCGAGTAAGGCTTGAATCCTTTCCTTCAGACGTTCCTTGTATTGCTCCACCATGATCTGTTGGCGCGGCATGATCGCTTCCTTGCAGGTTTCAATTTCATCCAGTCGTTGCAGGATGTCCGTTTGCAAGTGATCGCCTTCGTGCCGTCGCATCGTCAACAATTCGTTCATGGCGTCTTCTGCGGCGCTCAACACCAACTCTTCCTTTTCTTCATCGACGCTGGTTGGCTCTACCTGAATAAGGTCTTTGAAGGACAGAAGAGAGTTCAGGTCAATCTCGCCCGATAGACCAAGCGACTCCCGAATTTGAATCAACGCGCCATGATACTGCGTCGCCAGAGGCAGATTCGGCCGAATTTCTCCAGTGATGCCGTCGGCGTCGTTCTTTTGAAGGGTGACGGAGCAGTCCACCGTGCCTCGGGCGCATTTGGATTTAATAAGCTTTTTGAGGGGAAGCTCCAGGCTTGCAAAGTTTTTAGGGATGCGCGTTTTGACTTCAAGAAACCGGTTGTTTACAGACCGGATTTCAACCTTGCACGTGTAGTTTCCCAATTGCTTTTCTGCCCGGCCAAACCCGGTCATGCTTTTAAACATTCAGTCTACGCTTTTTTAACGACGATTTTGTGGTGTCCGTTCTCGCTGACCTGAGACAGGATCTCATGACCATCGTTGCCAAGGCTTTTGGGAACGTTTTGAATCGGTTCGCCGTCGTCCAGCAGGATTTCGAGCAACTGACCTGAATTCATCATTTCCAGTTTCAACTTGGCTTTAACGTAGTTGAAGGGACATTTGACGCCAAGAAGGTCCATCGACACTTTCTCAACAGTCGCTTCCTTTTTAGAAGATTTCTGCTCTTCTGCAGGAGAGTCTCCGCCGGTGCGAATTCTCAGCGATTTGTCCTCGTGAAGTTTATTCGTGACGAGTTTGCATTGTTCCAGTAAGTCCTGTGCGTTTGCGACCCACCATTCAGACTGTTCCTGCGTCACCGTCGAGGTGTTGCGGAATTGTTCGATGAGGCTGGAGAAGCGTTGCGACACGATTTCCATATCGATAATCAGCGAATGGAATTTTTCCATACATTCCAGATCGTCGGTGAAGTCCATGCCTTCGGTGACAAGCAAGGCTCTCGCCGAGGCGACCGCAGAGCGTTTTCCGAAATCGACCGATTCCTGATACTGTTTGTTTTCCAAAGCAAGTTTGCACTGGAATTGTGCGCGTTCCGCTTCGGAAAGTCGGTCGGTTATCATATCGGTGACGGCGCCGGCGCATTCGCCCTGACCCCGGTCTTCCAGAGAAAACTTTTTCTCGGAACCGTAGTCGAGATAGGCGAAAGGGTTCTTTTCGATTTCTTCAAGAGCGATGTAATCGCGCAACAGTTCCTTGAAATAAGGTTTACCCATGCGCTCAACATAGCCTTCGAAACGTTCTTCGGATTGTTTCTTTTCCTTGTAATCTTCAATCAGCTTGCGTATTGCCGCCGGTGAATTTTTAGCGGGCAGTTTGATTACGGACTCGCCAAACTTCATCGCTTCTTCGGTGACGTATCCGCCGAGGAACAATTCGTAATGCGGCGTGAGGATGCCGTTCACCTTTTTGGCGCCGCCATGAAGGCCGATGGAGGCGATATGGTGCTGACCGCAGGAGTTGGGACAACCGCTGGCCTTGATGCTGATGTGGTCGAGATCGGCTGAATGCGGGAAGCCGTTTTCCATTTCCTTGCTCAGATGCTCTGCGATGCCGCGCGACGCGGTGATGCCAAGGTTGCAGGTTTCGGAGCCGGGGCAACAGGTGATATCGCGAATCTCTTCGGTGCCTGCCTTGTGCAGACCGATTTTCTTCAACTCGCCAAAAACATGACCGAAGGCGCTCTCCTGAATCCAGGGGATCATGATGTTCTGGTTGACCGTGTTGACCACTCTTCCCGCAGCGTATTGCGACGTGATTCGGCTCAAGGCGCGGGCTTGATCGCTGTTCAGGTCGCCAAGAAGCAGTTTGATGTGGACATTAAAGAATCCATCCTGCTTCTGGGCAAAGGTGTTGCGGGCCTTCCAGGACTGAAATTCCGGGTCGGCGTCGAACTCCGTATTTGCCTCAAATTTGGGAATATGAGGGGTGAATTCTTCGGGAACCTCAATCTTCGGAAATTTCTTGTCGGCGCGGGCGTCGAATTCTTCCTGAATGAGTTGGTTGACCTTGTCTGAACCTAATTTATCCAGCACATATTTGAAACGCGCCTTGTTGCGGTTGCGCTTGTCGCCATGCTTGTCGAAAACCGCGACGACGGATTCGCACAATCTCAGAAGGTTGTGCGCTTCAACGAAATCGCTGAAAGGCTGGGCGATGCGCGGGGAGGAACCGAGGCCGCCGCCCACAACCACTTTGAAACCGAGAACGCGCTTGCCGTCTATGACTTTATCTGCGGCGTTCAGGCCGATGTCGTGCATCGGAGACAAACCGCAACCGTTACAGCCGCCCAGACTGATCTTGAATTTGCGCGGCAAATTCTGCGTCATCTGATGGCGGATGAGGAAATCGGTGACCGCTCGCCCGTAAGGCGATACGTCAAACAATTCATCTTTGCAGGTTCCAGCTTTATGACAGGCCGTTACATTGCGCACGGTGTTGCCGCAGGCTTCGCGCGTGGTCATGCCGTTTTCGGCGAGCAATTGCATGGCTTCGGGAACGTCTTTAACGTTCACGTAATGGAACTGGATGTCCTGTCGCGTGGTGACGTGTAAAATTTTATTGGAGTATTTATCCGCAAAATCAGCGAGAACATTCAGTTGTTCCGAGCTCAAACGCCCTTGAGGGAGTTTGGTGCGAACCATTTGCTGGTTTTCTTGTCGCTGACCGTAAATGCCTTGTTGCAGACGAAATCGTTTGAAATCGTCATCGGATACTTCGCCGCGTTCGAGCCGCTCTACCTCTGCGGCAAAATCTTCAATTTCACGACGGACGACCTCGGGGATATTAATGGTTTTGGCGTCCATGACTTGGAACCTCAAAAAAAGTGTCTATAATTTCGATTTGATTTAGTTTAATGACGTGTATATGAAAGCGCCTGCCGCAAGGTTTGCATATCTATATAAAGCAGGCAAAAATAGTGATTGAATGAGTCGTCGGAGACGACGGCTTCTATTGAGCTTCTATCTTATAATAAAATTACCAAAAAAAACAAAGAAATACTGTATTTTATGTGTCGTCATGATTGAATCCATCATTTATTTCAATTTCATTGTCTTCGTCGCGGCGTTTGCATTCGCCTTGTGGAAAAACTGCAACGCGACGACTTTGCAGGTGGGCGCCATCTATCTGGCTCCGCTGATTCCTGTGGGTTTAGATGATGCGGTGGCGGAACGGTTTCTTATTGTTTCTCTTCTGAATTTTATTTTCGGAATCATCGAGCTGGTTCTGTTCGTTAAAACGGTGAGGCCGGGGGACGCTTCGCTCTCGAAGGATTATTTTCGGCAACTGTTCGGTCATACTTTGCCGATCGCCGCCGCTCTGGTCGGGGCGTCATTTATTGCGCGCGCGTCGGAGGCTCCGGTCGGGTTTTATGAAGGGATGGCTCTTGCTCTGATTTTTATCGCGGGAGCCGTTTTAAGGGTTGTTGCGGTCTGGCAAATTGGAGCGCTTGGCTTCAAATTTGACATTGTTTTTCGCGAGGAGCAGACGCTTAAAAACGATCAGCTTTACGCCCTGATGCGTCACCCGAGCTACACGGGAATGATGCTGGTGATCCTGGCTTACGCGATCAATACGCATTCCTGGATCGCCGGAACAGTGACGCTATTGGTGGCCTGGTTTGGCTTTCAATTCAGGATTCATTACGAGGAAAAGGCGCTTGAAGCGCAGTTTGGAGAGCCGTATCGGGAATATCGGGAGCGCACTTCGATGTGGATTCCGTTTGTAAAATAATCTAGCTATTAAGACTATTTACGATTGATATTCTTATGAAGTAGTTTAGGTAAAGTGTGAGCAGGATATAGCCATAACTGCCTAAAATGTAGATGGGCAGGTTGATGCTTCGCGGCGGCGTTTCCTGGAGCGCGTCGGTCTCTTGTTTTTTGATGCGGAACCAGTTGGCGATCAGCATGACCACGATCAGAATAGGGGGATGGTAACTGAGCACCGCCATCAATCCGGCGGTGATAAACGAGAGTCCCCACATCAGAGGAACCTTGATCCAGTGATTGCCGGTGAAGTCGTCGGAGGCGTTCATCATCGCCGTGAAGCAAACGAGATAAAAGAGTACGGATTGCACCAGCCAGACCAGAAACTGGGCAATATTTCCTCCACCGGGGATGTCTTCTAAAGTCAGGATCATGATTCGATTTTCAATCTCAGGATTTTTCTATGCCTCACGCCGGGCGAAGGTTTTTTGTACAGGGCGAAGGATAGCAGGGCCGTTTAAAATGTCTAGTCCCATTTTTGCCATATGGGGCCTCTGATAGATTTTCTTCCGAGGGAGTAATGACGAAAGCGAACAAGTCATTTGGAGATGCGGGAGAAGCCGCCGCTGTTGCGCGATTAAAAAAGCTGGGCTACCGGATATTGAAGACAAACTACAAGGCCCCGTTTGGCGAAATCGATGTGATCGCAGAACACGAAGGCGCCGTCGTCTTTGTGGAAGTGAAGGCGCGAAGCGGGACGGATTTTGGCGGTCCGT
This window of the Candidatus Nitrohelix vancouverensis genome carries:
- a CDS encoding adenosylcobinamide amidohydrolase; amino-acid sequence: MQSDVRIDLIDKALVVRLPEAWPVISWAPFNGGSRRASTLVNKQIESVDPEKIDSLFRESARSLDVLPDEMVGLLTAADVGKYKVSMIELDGLWVLAAITLGLDNARTVGEAHEPDQRKRRSPGTINTLLLCNALPNEAGRLEALHMVAMAKTYALMQHGVKCKHSGQPATGTGTDCIVIAASGEKPVDYCGMHTPLGELIGRTVATAMNAHLSVE
- a CDS encoding pentapeptide repeat-containing protein; translated protein: MAEETEKKKDEFELSEAELAEIKKQEAARLEEIQKVERSKANLSGKNLSNKDLRGADLSDGKLNRADLSNSILIDANLSNASLTDANLSGADLSGANLSNAGLIEADLSQCNLSNSNLSDADCRDAQFDRADLRNVNMDGADFSWANLSNAALNESNFIETDFTEANFYGADLRNAVFENTIVDKAMLTDAQLEGTDFSSVLNLEPEQIESILIDKATRLPDYINISWTSKSTFKVSKRKTEEETKPPEPRKKPGAKKVVKKAKKKR
- the mltG gene encoding endolytic transglycosylase MltG, whose amino-acid sequence is MKYSVFAGAGIALGLFLYICGLFYYQAFTPIAERGSQAAIVEIPPGASLTSVSRLLFEKNLIRSPSAFRLLAYAQRKQKNIQIGEFELNAGMKPGEILEKITSGQAILHRVTIPEGYRIIEINKILSDEGLAGGEAFIEQVSNPEHLASLGITSGSLEGYLFPDTYHFTRNTSAQVIVETMLNNFKKKIFTEEYLERASEIGYSLHEIITLASVIEKETGAKEERKLISSVFHNRLNKKMRLQTDPTVIYAIKDFDGNLRKKDLYIDSPYNTYRYRGLPPGPIASPGQLAIEAALYPAQTDHLYFVSKQDGTHQFSNNLKEHNRAVHKYQLRPIKRTP
- the hisC gene encoding histidinol-phosphate transaminase, with the translated sequence MPRTWDPQLVTQKIQDLNPYHAEQPLDAISLHANENPFPPPAELVAELQSQLSVLELNRYPDPSGAGLKQAIASRLQTSVSQVVLGNGSDELIQLLIQVFCDVGDGVAFPDPSFAMYSIIARGLGATPIPIDLNDAWDFEGERILDVLQQRKAKIVFFSYPNNPTGNCFSRQEIIKVLDNFKGIVVLDEAYHDFARKSFVDQLSSYPNLVVLRSLSKIGLAGLRVGYGVASPEIITQMEKIRLPYNLNSVSLFMAERLISNFEAVEKQIEIILQERERLSARLGEIENVTPFPSDSNFILFQAPGQAEAWHQSLKENGVLIRYLGAHPRLKDCLRATIGSPEQNDLFLNQLTTSASSFQ
- the gmk gene encoding guanylate kinase; protein product: MTINGAKKGIPFIISAPSGTGKTSTCKLLRAKLPELKFAVSHTTRAKRNGEEEGLDYYFISEETFKQKISNGDFLEWAQVHNNFYGTAIDAIEKTIAKGDDVLLELDIQGVESLRDMNFSGVFIFILPPSLEELQRRLETRGTESPEKIKGRIETGKNEICQYKLYDYVITNHNVEDTAQNIMSIIKTEKLRAAHYVPTAQDLQTLLHSNRII
- a CDS encoding YicC family protein, with translation MFKSMTGFGRAEKQLGNYTCKVEIRSVNNRFLEVKTRIPKNFASLELPLKKLIKSKCARGTVDCSVTLQKNDADGITGEIRPNLPLATQYHGALIQIRESLGLSGEIDLNSLLSFKDLIQVEPTSVDEEKEELVLSAAEDAMNELLTMRRHEGDHLQTDILQRLDEIETCKEAIMPRQQIMVEQYKERLKERIQALLDGAPMEESRLAQEVALMADRCDITEEITRLESHLNHFRQLAESEEPIGRKLEFLIQEFNRETNTIGSKAIDLEISKSTIEIKSILEKIREQLANIE
- a CDS encoding sulfite reductase: MDAKTINIPEVVRREIEDFAAEVERLERGEVSDDDFKRFRLQQGIYGQRQENQQMVRTKLPQGRLSSEQLNVLADFADKYSNKILHVTTRQDIQFHYVNVKDVPEAMQLLAENGMTTREACGNTVRNVTACHKAGTCKDELFDVSPYGRAVTDFLIRHQMTQNLPRKFKISLGGCNGCGLSPMHDIGLNAADKVIDGKRVLGFKVVVGGGLGSSPRIAQPFSDFVEAHNLLRLCESVVAVFDKHGDKRNRNKARFKYVLDKLGSDKVNQLIQEEFDARADKKFPKIEVPEEFTPHIPKFEANTEFDADPEFQSWKARNTFAQKQDGFFNVHIKLLLGDLNSDQARALSRITSQYAAGRVVNTVNQNIMIPWIQESAFGHVFGELKKIGLHKAGTEEIRDITCCPGSETCNLGITASRGIAEHLSKEMENGFPHSADLDHISIKASGCPNSCGQHHIASIGLHGGAKKVNGILTPHYELFLGGYVTEEAMKFGESVIKLPAKNSPAAIRKLIEDYKEKKQSEERFEGYVERMGKPYFKELLRDYIALEEIEKNPFAYLDYGSEKKFSLEDRGQGECAGAVTDMITDRLSEAERAQFQCKLALENKQYQESVDFGKRSAVASARALLVTEGMDFTDDLECMEKFHSLIIDMEIVSQRFSSLIEQFRNTSTVTQEQSEWWVANAQDLLEQCKLVTNKLHEDKSLRIRTGGDSPAEEQKSSKKEATVEKVSMDLLGVKCPFNYVKAKLKLEMMNSGQLLEILLDDGEPIQNVPKSLGNDGHEILSQVSENGHHKIVVKKA
- a CDS encoding isoprenylcysteine carboxylmethyltransferase family protein, which produces MIESIIYFNFIVFVAAFAFALWKNCNATTLQVGAIYLAPLIPVGLDDAVAERFLIVSLLNFIFGIIELVLFVKTVRPGDASLSKDYFRQLFGHTLPIAAALVGASFIARASEAPVGFYEGMALALIFIAGAVLRVVAVWQIGALGFKFDIVFREEQTLKNDQLYALMRHPSYTGMMLVILAYAINTHSWIAGTVTLLVAWFGFQFRIHYEEKALEAQFGEPYREYRERTSMWIPFVK
- a CDS encoding YraN family protein, which encodes MTKANKSFGDAGEAAAVARLKKLGYRILKTNYKAPFGEIDVIAEHEGAVVFVEVKARSGTDFGGPLLAVHPQKQRKIAQVAQYFLTKNKIGSRETRFDVVGITGNQDDWTIEVVKGAFRI